A region from the Buchnera aphidicola (Pemphigus populi) genome encodes:
- a CDS encoding tRNA CCA-pyrophosphorylase (catalyzes the addition and repair of the 3'-terminal CCA sequence in tRNA; these proteins belong to the CCA-adding enzyme subfamily 2 which does not have phosphohydrolase activity), with protein MDIYLVGGAVRDELLNLPIKDKDWVVVGCIPEILLQQGYKQVGKGFPVFIHPKTHEEYALARTESKSGSGYHGFIINYSSKITLEEDLIRRDLTINAIAKDRYGNYIDPCNGKYDLKLGILRHISSSFKEDPLRVLRVARFAATFSYLGFRIAKKTMLFMSDIVKNKELSHLKKERIWKETEKALMTSHPHVYFQVLRSCFALSILFPEIDKLYSMKFTVCKGNSIISMSKFLFTALAKVSQISKAIDIRFACLCQFLSIGFSFLNYKKKYEFCNSLSVSLVKRLCKRLHVPSNIQDLAVLISGFNDFLYSIIFQTTQSIVIFFDRIDAWRKPERINKLAILINIYSDYLSLVKPISSPGEYLKNIFSIAQSVSIRSILQSGFTGIGIKIELMRLRILLINKWRLFFLKDKNIHVLENNL; from the coding sequence ATGGATATATATTTAGTAGGTGGAGCTGTACGTGATGAATTACTGAATTTGCCAATTAAAGATAAAGATTGGGTTGTTGTAGGATGTATACCTGAAATATTACTTCAGCAAGGTTATAAACAAGTAGGAAAAGGATTTCCTGTTTTCATTCATCCAAAAACTCATGAAGAATATGCTTTAGCACGTACAGAAAGTAAATCAGGGTCAGGTTATCATGGTTTTATAATAAATTATTCTTCTAAAATAACGTTAGAAGAGGATTTAATTAGAAGAGATTTAACAATAAATGCTATTGCTAAAGATCGATATGGAAATTATATCGATCCATGTAATGGAAAATATGATCTTAAATTAGGTATATTGCGTCATATTTCTAGTTCGTTTAAAGAGGATCCATTACGGGTATTAAGAGTAGCACGATTTGCAGCTACTTTTAGCTATTTAGGATTTAGAATAGCAAAAAAAACAATGTTATTTATGTCAGATATTGTTAAAAATAAAGAATTATCACATTTGAAAAAAGAGAGAATTTGGAAAGAAACAGAAAAAGCTTTAATGACGTCTCATCCACATGTTTATTTTCAAGTATTGCGTTCTTGTTTTGCCTTATCAATTTTATTTCCTGAAATAGATAAGTTATACTCTATGAAATTTACAGTATGTAAAGGTAATTCTATCATTAGTATGAGTAAATTTTTATTTACAGCTTTAGCAAAAGTATCGCAAATTAGTAAAGCTATTGATATAAGATTTGCTTGTTTATGTCAATTTTTAAGTATTGGTTTTTCTTTTTTGAATTATAAAAAAAAATATGAATTCTGTAATTCTTTATCTGTCTCTTTAGTAAAAAGATTATGTAAACGTTTACATGTTCCGTCTAACATTCAAGATTTAGCTGTACTAATTTCTGGTTTTAATGATTTTTTATATAGCATTATTTTTCAAACTACACAATCTATTGTTATTTTTTTTGATCGTATAGATGCTTGGAGAAAACCGGAAAGAATAAATAAATTAGCGATTTTGATTAATATTTATTCTGATTATCTAAGTTTAGTAAAACCGATTTCATCACCTGGTGAATATTTAAAAAATATATTTTCTATAGCACAAAGTGTTTCTATTCGGTCTATTTTACAATCTGGATTTACTGGGATTGGAATTAAAATTGAATTAATGCGTTTAAGGATTCTTTTAATTAATAAATGGCGTTTGTTTTTTTTAAAAGATAAAAATATACATGTATTAGAAAATAATTTGTAG
- the rpsU gene encoding 30S ribosomal protein S21 has translation MPVIKVRENEPFDIALRRFKRSCEKAGVLSEIRRREFYEKPTTERKRAKASAIKRLAKKLSRENSKRIRMY, from the coding sequence ATGCCAGTCATCAAAGTACGCGAAAATGAACCTTTTGATATAGCCCTTCGTAGATTTAAAAGATCTTGTGAAAAAGCTGGAGTTTTATCTGAAATTAGACGTCGAGAATTTTATGAAAAACCAACCACTGAAAGAAAAAGAGCTAAAGCATCTGCAATAAAACGTCTTGCAAAAAAATTATCTAGAGAAAATTCTAAACGTATTCGTATGTACTAA
- the tsaD gene encoding tRNA (adenosine(37)-N6)-threonylcarbamoyltransferase complex transferase subunit TsaD, whose product MRILGIETSCDDTGIAIYDNRLGLIINLLHSQDNIHDQYGGIVPELAARSHMNKTVPLIKTALKKSGCSISSISAIAYTAGPGLMGSLLIGASVGHALSFAWKVPIIPINHMEGHLLSPMLDEKKIKFPFIALLVSGGHTQLIQAFKIGYYKLLGESLDDSVGEAFDKIAKLLGLKYPGGSVLSNLAQYGTPGRFKFPRPMVYSSDLNFSFSGLKTYTANCINKQEKDFQTRADIAYEFESAVVDTLVIKCKRALKQTGLRRIVVAGGVSANNTLRKKIKKMATYHQSKVFYVKPELCTDNGAMIAYVGMLRFKERKHSELNIFVSPNWLLSELKNKIK is encoded by the coding sequence ATGCGAATACTAGGAATTGAAACGTCTTGTGATGATACTGGTATTGCAATTTATGATAATAGGTTAGGTTTAATAATAAATTTATTACATAGTCAAGATAATATACATGATCAATATGGTGGCATAGTTCCTGAACTAGCTGCACGTAGTCATATGAATAAGACAGTACCTTTGATTAAAACAGCTTTAAAAAAATCTGGATGCAGCATCAGTTCTATTAGTGCTATTGCTTATACGGCAGGACCCGGATTGATGGGATCATTATTAATAGGCGCCTCTGTTGGTCATGCTTTATCTTTTGCTTGGAAGGTTCCAATTATACCAATAAATCATATGGAAGGTCATTTATTGTCACCTATGCTTGATGAAAAAAAAATAAAGTTTCCATTCATTGCTCTTTTAGTTTCTGGAGGACATACTCAATTAATTCAAGCATTTAAAATAGGTTATTATAAATTATTGGGGGAATCTCTTGATGATTCTGTTGGTGAAGCATTTGATAAAATCGCTAAATTATTAGGTTTAAAATATCCAGGAGGTTCTGTGTTATCTAATTTAGCACAATATGGTACTCCTGGTCGTTTTAAATTTCCTAGACCTATGGTTTATTCTTCTGATTTAAATTTTAGCTTCTCAGGTTTAAAGACTTATACCGCTAATTGTATCAATAAGCAAGAAAAAGATTTTCAAACACGAGCGGATATTGCCTATGAATTCGAATCTGCAGTAGTTGATACATTAGTAATTAAATGTAAACGAGCACTAAAACAAACTGGTTTACGTCGTATAGTAGTTGCTGGCGGAGTCAGTGCAAATAATACTTTAAGAAAAAAAATAAAAAAAATGGCTACATATCACCAAAGTAAAGTTTTTTATGTAAAACCTGAATTATGTACTGATAATGGAGCAATGATAGCTTATGTTGGTATGTTACGTTTTAAAGAGAGAAAACATTCTGAATTAAACATTTTTGTAAGTCCTAATTGGTTATTAAGTGAATTAAAAAATAAAATAAAATAA
- the cysE gene encoding serine O-acetyltransferase, translated as MSEEINLIWKKIRSEVKILSDNEPILSQFYYSMILRHQSFIPSLSFILSNILGNKMITNSFLQDTFEKLYFSDISLIKSVVKDMYAVYNQDPVINHYSSILLYLKGFHALQIYRMSHQLWKMGRKSLALFLQNTVSVLLSVDIHPAADIGYGIMFDHATGIVIGETALVENNVSILQSVTLGSTGKTIGKRHPTIREGVVIGAGAKILGNIEIGLNSKIGAGAVVLSSVPSYSTAAGVPARIISKSIEINS; from the coding sequence TTGTCTGAAGAAATTAATTTAATATGGAAAAAAATACGATCAGAGGTAAAAATTTTATCAGATAACGAACCTATATTATCTCAATTTTATTATTCTATGATACTACGACATCAATCTTTTATACCATCATTGAGTTTCATATTATCTAATATATTGGGAAATAAAATGATTACAAATTCTTTTTTACAGGATACTTTTGAAAAATTATATTTTTCTGATATATCACTTATTAAATCTGTTGTTAAAGATATGTATGCTGTATACAATCAAGATCCTGTAATAAATCATTATTCTAGTATATTACTATATTTAAAAGGTTTTCATGCTTTGCAAATATATCGCATGAGCCATCAATTATGGAAGATGGGGCGTAAATCGTTAGCATTATTTTTACAAAATACAGTATCAGTTTTATTATCGGTAGATATTCATCCAGCTGCTGATATTGGATATGGAATTATGTTCGATCATGCCACTGGTATCGTTATAGGAGAAACCGCTTTAGTAGAAAATAACGTTTCTATTTTACAATCAGTCACTTTAGGTAGTACCGGTAAAACTATCGGTAAACGACATCCTACCATTAGAGAAGGAGTAGTCATAGGAGCTGGAGCAAAAATATTAGGTAATATAGAAATTGGTTTGAATTCTAAAATAGGTGCTGGTGCTGTGGTTTTGAGTTCAGTTCCTTCATATAGCACAGCGGCAGGTGTTCCAGCTAGGATTATTTCAAAATCAATAGAAATAAATTCATAG
- the rpoD gene encoding RNA polymerase sigma factor RpoD produces the protein MEQNPQSQLKLLVTHGKEQGYLTYAEVNDHLPEDIIDSDQIEDIIQMINDMGIQVVEAAPDADDLMLNESGTDTDEDTAEAAAQVLSNVETELGHTTDPVRMYMREMGTVELLTREGEIDIAKRIEDGINQVQSSVAEYPEAISYLLEQYHRVESGEIRLSELITGFVDPNAEEFFSPMSKHIGSELPEEEHNNEDHEDDTENDNEDENSVDPELAKNKFFELYHQYKITNIAIRKNDRYHKDSLNAIHHLSEIFKQFRLVPKQFDYLVNNMRNMMERVRKQERLVMKLCVEKCKMPKKNFIHFFKKRKSNINWLQLILNAQTPWSEKLYAIKEDVNLILKKLNQVEKETGLTIEQVKDINKRMAIGEAKARRAKKEMVEANLRLVISIAKKYTNRGLQFLDLIQEGNIGLMKAVDKFEYRRGYKFSTYATWWIRQAITRSIADQARTIRIPVHMIETINKLNRVSRQMLQEMGREPTPEELSERMLIPEDKIRKVLKIAKEPISMETPIGDDDDSHLGDFIEDTSLELPLESATSESLRSATRNILSGLTPREAKVLRMRFGIDMNTDHTLEEVGKQFDVTRERIRQIEAKALRKLRHPSRSEVLRSFLDD, from the coding sequence ATGGAGCAAAACCCGCAATCACAGCTCAAGCTACTTGTTACCCATGGAAAAGAGCAAGGATATTTGACCTATGCTGAGGTTAATGACCATCTGCCGGAGGATATTATCGATTCTGATCAAATCGAAGATATCATCCAAATGATTAATGATATGGGAATACAGGTAGTGGAAGCAGCACCAGATGCCGATGATCTTATGTTGAATGAAAGTGGCACAGATACCGATGAAGATACGGCTGAAGCAGCCGCTCAGGTATTATCTAATGTAGAAACTGAACTTGGTCATACCACCGATCCTGTCCGCATGTACATGCGTGAAATGGGAACTGTAGAATTATTAACACGAGAAGGTGAAATCGATATAGCAAAACGTATAGAAGACGGAATCAATCAAGTACAATCTTCAGTAGCTGAATATCCAGAAGCTATCAGTTATCTTTTGGAACAATATCATCGAGTAGAATCAGGTGAAATAAGATTATCTGAATTAATTACAGGATTTGTGGATCCAAACGCAGAAGAATTTTTTTCTCCTATGTCTAAACATATTGGATCCGAGCTACCAGAAGAAGAACATAACAATGAAGACCATGAGGATGATACAGAAAATGATAATGAAGATGAAAACAGTGTTGATCCCGAATTAGCCAAAAACAAATTCTTTGAATTATACCACCAATATAAAATTACTAATATTGCAATAAGAAAAAATGATAGATATCATAAAGATTCACTGAATGCGATACATCATTTATCAGAAATATTCAAACAATTTAGATTAGTTCCTAAACAATTTGATTATTTAGTAAATAATATGCGTAATATGATGGAAAGAGTTAGAAAACAAGAACGCTTGGTTATGAAGTTATGTGTAGAAAAATGTAAAATGCCAAAAAAAAATTTTATTCACTTTTTTAAAAAAAGAAAATCCAATATCAACTGGTTACAATTAATACTTAATGCACAAACACCATGGTCTGAAAAATTATACGCAATCAAAGAAGACGTGAATCTTATTTTAAAAAAATTAAATCAAGTAGAAAAAGAAACAGGATTAACCATTGAACAAGTTAAAGATATAAACAAAAGAATGGCTATAGGAGAAGCTAAAGCCAGAAGAGCTAAAAAAGAAATGGTTGAAGCCAATCTCAGATTGGTAATATCAATAGCAAAAAAATATACTAATCGTGGTCTGCAATTTTTAGATCTAATTCAAGAAGGGAATATAGGTTTAATGAAAGCTGTCGATAAATTTGAATACAGAAGAGGATATAAATTTTCAACATATGCCACCTGGTGGATTAGACAAGCTATTACTCGTTCAATAGCTGATCAAGCTAGGACTATCCGTATTCCTGTACATATGATTGAAACGATTAACAAACTCAATCGTGTTTCTAGGCAAATGCTACAAGAAATGGGGCGAGAGCCAACACCCGAAGAATTATCTGAAAGAATGTTAATACCGGAAGATAAAATAAGAAAAGTACTAAAAATAGCAAAAGAACCTATCTCAATGGAAACACCTATTGGTGATGATGACGATTCTCATTTAGGTGATTTTATAGAAGATACATCACTAGAATTACCTTTAGAATCAGCTACTTCTGAAAGTTTGCGTTCTGCTACTCGTAATATTTTATCTGGATTAACTCCTCGAGAAGCCAAAGTTCTACGTATGCGCTTCGGTATTGATATGAATACTGATCATACTTTAGAAGAAGTAGGAAAACAATTTGATGTCACAAGAGAACGTATCAGACAAATAGAAGCTAAAGCGTTAAGAAAATTAAGACATCCTAGCCGATCTGAAGTACTCCGTAGTTTCTTAGACGACTAA
- the ribB gene encoding 3,4-dihydroxy-2-butanone-4-phosphate synthase produces MNQSLLCKFGNTKERVENAIYALQRGQGILLLDDIGRENEGDLIFGCELLTVEQVALSIRYGSGIVCLCITESTRKKLELPMMVKKNTSKFGTNFTVTIEAAKGVSTGVSAQDRLTTINTAISEKAKPSDLNYPGHVFPLRADQNGLLKRKGHTEATIELMNLSGLKPHGILCELTNSDGSMAKTPEIVQFAKSKKMTVLTIEDLINYIY; encoded by the coding sequence ATGAATCAATCCTTACTCTGTAAATTTGGTAATACAAAAGAACGCGTTGAAAACGCTATCTATGCACTACAAAGGGGACAAGGTATCCTATTACTTGACGACATAGGTAGAGAAAATGAAGGAGATCTAATTTTTGGATGTGAACTATTAACAGTGGAACAAGTAGCTCTCAGTATCAGATATGGAAGCGGAATTGTTTGTTTGTGTATCACAGAATCAACAAGAAAAAAACTAGAATTACCCATGATGGTTAAAAAAAATACTAGTAAATTCGGCACTAATTTTACAGTAACAATTGAAGCAGCTAAAGGTGTCTCTACAGGTGTATCAGCCCAGGATAGATTAACTACAATTAATACAGCCATATCTGAAAAAGCCAAACCTAGCGATTTAAATTATCCTGGTCATGTTTTTCCATTAAGAGCAGATCAAAACGGTCTATTAAAGAGAAAGGGACACACAGAAGCTACTATTGAACTAATGAATCTATCTGGTCTAAAACCACATGGAATATTATGTGAACTCACTAATTCTGATGGATCCATGGCAAAAACACCCGAAATTGTTCAGTTTGCAAAATCAAAAAAAATGACCGTACTAACTATTGAAGATTTAATAAACTATATTTATTAA
- the dnaG gene encoding DNA primase: MIGKIPKVFIDELLIKTNIIDLINARIPLKKQGQNYHARCPFHNEKTPSFTVNDKKQFYYCFGCNSHGNAIDFLINYERLTFIESIETLAILNRLTIPNNIGYKKNKNEYDIRNQLYCLMQKVTDLYKKNITNTDKNMAYLYLKKRGISKKMINYFSIGFAPKEWNNISNNIVINKTNQQALINAGILILNKKGNLYDRFRGRIIFPIKDNHGRISGFGARNLDNEKPKYINSPETNIFHKSRQLYGLYEITKNDVKPDKLLIVEGYIDVIMLTQFNINYVVGSLGTSITAEHIQLLFRNTNNIIYCYDGDKSGKEAAWRTLKISLPYIHDGRSIKFIFLPQDEDPDTIIRKEGKIAFENRIHQATDLSIFLFHKLLKNINLSSIEGRSHLSAIAVPLIQLVPGETMRIYLKQILGHKLGIPDFNQLERLFSRNKKKIATYSMKPIKQTSMRILISLLLQNPYLAEIIPSVKKLTYLKIKGLSLFLELVQICIKNPKLKTGQILEFYRDTDSVYILYKLAKWDHMIIEKEIKNVFLDLLSGLYNKILEIRQELLIDQERKKGLNNAEKNELWSINKKLAGI; encoded by the coding sequence ATGATAGGAAAAATACCAAAAGTTTTTATAGATGAATTACTTATCAAAACCAATATTATTGATCTTATTAATGCTCGCATTCCATTAAAAAAACAAGGTCAGAATTATCATGCTCGATGTCCGTTTCATAATGAAAAAACTCCATCTTTTACAGTTAATGATAAAAAACAATTTTATTATTGTTTTGGATGTAATTCTCATGGAAATGCTATTGATTTTTTAATAAATTATGAACGTTTAACTTTTATAGAAAGCATTGAAACTCTTGCTATCTTAAATAGACTAACCATACCAAATAATATTGGTTATAAAAAAAATAAAAATGAATATGATATAAGAAATCAATTATATTGTTTAATGCAAAAAGTCACTGATCTATATAAAAAAAATATTACTAATACCGATAAAAATATGGCGTATCTTTATTTAAAAAAAAGAGGGATTAGTAAAAAAATGATAAATTATTTTTCTATTGGTTTTGCACCAAAAGAATGGAATAATATATCAAATAATATTGTTATAAATAAAACCAATCAACAAGCACTCATTAATGCTGGAATACTCATTCTAAATAAAAAAGGAAATTTATATGATCGTTTTAGAGGAAGAATAATCTTTCCTATTAAAGATAATCACGGAAGAATAAGTGGATTCGGTGCTAGAAATTTAGACAACGAAAAACCAAAATATATCAATTCCCCAGAAACCAATATTTTTCATAAAAGCAGACAACTATATGGACTCTATGAAATAACTAAAAATGACGTGAAACCAGACAAATTATTAATTGTTGAAGGTTATATTGATGTTATTATGCTTACTCAATTTAATATTAATTATGTAGTAGGATCATTAGGAACATCTATAACTGCCGAACATATACAATTACTATTTCGTAATACTAATAATATAATATATTGTTATGATGGCGACAAATCAGGAAAAGAAGCTGCATGGCGCACCTTAAAAATAAGTCTACCTTATATTCATGATGGACGAAGTATTAAATTTATATTTCTTCCTCAAGACGAAGATCCAGATACAATTATTAGAAAAGAAGGAAAAATAGCATTTGAAAATAGAATTCATCAAGCCACTGATTTATCAATATTCCTTTTCCATAAATTGTTAAAAAATATTAATTTAAGTTCTATAGAAGGACGTAGCCACTTAAGCGCAATAGCTGTTCCATTAATTCAATTAGTACCAGGAGAAACTATGCGTATTTATTTAAAACAAATATTAGGACATAAACTGGGAATTCCAGATTTTAATCAATTAGAACGATTGTTTTCTAGAAACAAAAAAAAAATTGCAACTTATAGCATGAAACCAATTAAACAAACCAGTATGCGAATACTTATTTCTTTATTACTACAAAATCCATATTTAGCAGAAATTATACCTTCCGTTAAAAAACTGACTTATTTAAAGATAAAAGGATTATCTCTATTTTTAGAACTAGTACAAATTTGTATAAAGAATCCAAAATTAAAAACAGGACAAATATTAGAATTTTATAGAGACACTGATAGTGTCTATATTCTATATAAACTCGCTAAATGGGATCATATGATAATTGAAAAAGAAATAAAAAACGTATTTTTAGATTTATTATCTGGACTATATAATAAAATATTAGAGATCAGACAAGAATTATTAATAGATCAAGAAAGGAAAAAAGGACTCAATAATGCTGAAAAAAATGAATTATGGTCTATAAATAAAAAATTAGCAGGAATATAA